The proteins below come from a single Crossiella sp. CA-258035 genomic window:
- a CDS encoding response regulator transcription factor: MVAILLIEDDPLVRRGLQLALDRHGHQVRTAEDGEAGLRELAATPPDVVVLDVMLPGVDGFEVCRRIRSAGTVPVIMLTARGDDFDVVRGLEAGADDYVVKPAQPTVLDARIRAVLRRSGITPDGVLTHGELSIDPAAATVSLAGEPVALTPTEFRLLLTLARAPGRVFSRQQLLELVWEHDYLGDSRLVDNCVQRLRAKIERSPREPEHVLTARGFGYRFGAR, from the coding sequence GTGGTCGCGATTCTGCTCATCGAGGACGATCCGCTGGTGCGCCGTGGGTTGCAGCTCGCGCTGGACCGGCACGGCCACCAGGTGCGCACCGCCGAGGACGGCGAGGCCGGGCTGCGTGAGCTGGCCGCCACCCCGCCGGATGTGGTGGTGCTCGACGTCATGCTGCCCGGGGTGGACGGCTTCGAGGTGTGCCGGCGGATCCGGAGCGCGGGCACGGTGCCGGTGATCATGCTGACCGCGCGCGGCGACGACTTCGACGTGGTGCGCGGGCTGGAGGCCGGGGCCGATGACTACGTGGTGAAACCGGCGCAGCCGACCGTGCTGGACGCGCGGATCCGGGCGGTGCTGCGGCGCAGCGGGATCACACCGGACGGGGTGCTCACCCACGGCGAGCTGAGCATCGACCCGGCCGCGGCCACCGTGTCGCTGGCCGGGGAGCCGGTGGCGCTGACCCCGACGGAGTTCCGGCTGCTGCTGACCCTGGCCCGCGCGCCGGGGCGGGTGTTCAGCCGCCAGCAGCTGCTGGAACTGGTGTGGGAGCACGACTACCTCGGCGACTCGCGGCTGGTGGACAACTGCGTGCAGCGGCTGCGGGCCAAGATCGAGCGTTCGCCGCGCGAACCCGAGCACGTGCTGACCGCGCGGGGCTTCGGCTACCGGTTCGGCGCGCGATGA
- a CDS encoding acyltransferase family protein: protein MTNAPPVPSTVDSRSGAPATRPHIPELDGLRGLAIAGVLLFHAGHLSGGFLGVDLFFVLSGYLITDLLLRDRHLSLPRFWGRRIRRLWPALAVLLVGVTLLTWAFGTPDQLRGALADGPWTQLNLANWHLLAESAGYWDRFGPGRVFGHLWSIAVEEQFYLLWPLVVLALRRERAVALAAGLGSLLSLGLMVLLAEPDRVYTGTDTRAFSLLLGALVAVPAVRQWVLRRVPSWMVLPLVAGLAVSWLLVDGEHSPILFQGGLFAHAAAAALLIVLAPGSVLARGLAWRPLRGLGLVSYSLYLWHWPVFLLLGKEKTGLDGWAWTLLVCAVSLALAVLSKVSVEDPVRFRATWARGHTGLVAFAASMAVVALTWIAVPRPAAAVIDTGALGGGGAVSANGPKASRVLFMGDSIAVGLALPLAAATKASGLTLKSVAAAGGGGVVGPLAEMTWAELPGTIAEFRPDVLVYQVTTYDWGSAAEQRAGYERLVKAAGQAKVLFVTMPPIKPDEFYAGHMDELARTATVLREVAAGGRAEVLDAGQVWGAAYQREREGKVERSSDGIHTCPAGAARFTAWLLDALTARFSGVTKVSPDTWANTGWSADQHFKGC from the coding sequence ATGACCAACGCACCTCCCGTACCGTCCACAGTGGACTCCCGGTCCGGCGCACCGGCCACCCGCCCGCACATCCCCGAGCTGGACGGCCTGCGCGGCCTGGCCATCGCCGGGGTCCTGCTCTTCCACGCCGGTCACCTCAGCGGCGGGTTCCTCGGCGTGGACCTGTTCTTCGTGCTCTCCGGCTACCTCATCACCGACCTGCTGCTGCGCGACCGCCACCTGTCCCTGCCCCGGTTCTGGGGCCGCCGGATCCGCCGCCTGTGGCCCGCGCTGGCGGTGCTGCTGGTCGGTGTCACCCTGCTCACCTGGGCTTTCGGCACCCCCGACCAGCTGCGCGGCGCGCTCGCGGACGGGCCGTGGACCCAGCTCAACCTGGCCAACTGGCACCTGCTGGCCGAGTCGGCGGGGTACTGGGACCGGTTCGGGCCGGGGCGGGTGTTCGGGCACCTGTGGAGCATCGCGGTGGAGGAGCAGTTCTACCTGCTGTGGCCGCTGGTGGTGCTCGCGTTGCGCCGGGAACGGGCGGTGGCGCTGGCCGCGGGGCTGGGTTCGCTGCTGTCGCTGGGGCTCATGGTGCTGCTGGCCGAACCGGACCGGGTGTACACCGGCACCGACACCAGGGCGTTCTCGCTGCTGCTGGGCGCGCTGGTGGCGGTGCCGGCGGTGCGACAGTGGGTGCTGCGCCGGGTGCCCTCGTGGATGGTGCTACCGCTGGTGGCCGGGCTGGCGGTGAGCTGGCTGCTGGTGGACGGGGAGCACTCACCGATCCTGTTCCAGGGCGGGCTGTTCGCGCACGCGGCGGCCGCGGCGCTGCTGATCGTGCTGGCCCCGGGGTCGGTGCTGGCGCGCGGCCTGGCCTGGCGGCCGCTGCGCGGGCTGGGACTCGTCTCCTACAGCCTCTACCTGTGGCACTGGCCGGTGTTCCTGTTGCTGGGCAAGGAGAAGACCGGACTGGACGGCTGGGCTTGGACGCTGCTGGTCTGCGCGGTCTCCCTGGCACTGGCGGTGCTGTCGAAGGTGTCCGTGGAGGACCCGGTCCGGTTCCGCGCGACCTGGGCCCGTGGCCACACCGGACTGGTGGCCTTCGCGGCCAGCATGGCGGTGGTCGCGCTGACCTGGATCGCGGTGCCCCGGCCCGCCGCGGCGGTGATCGACACTGGTGCGCTCGGCGGCGGTGGCGCGGTCTCGGCCAACGGCCCCAAGGCATCCAGGGTGCTGTTCATGGGCGACTCCATCGCCGTCGGACTCGCGCTGCCGCTGGCGGCAGCGACCAAGGCCAGCGGCCTGACCCTGAAGTCGGTGGCCGCCGCGGGCGGTGGCGGCGTGGTCGGTCCGTTGGCCGAGATGACCTGGGCCGAACTGCCCGGCACGATCGCGGAGTTCCGGCCGGACGTGCTCGTCTACCAGGTGACCACCTATGACTGGGGCAGCGCCGCCGAGCAGCGCGCCGGGTACGAGCGGCTGGTCAAGGCGGCCGGGCAGGCGAAGGTGCTGTTCGTGACCATGCCGCCGATCAAGCCGGATGAGTTCTACGCCGGGCACATGGACGAGCTGGCCCGCACCGCCACGGTGCTGCGCGAGGTCGCCGCCGGCGGCCGGGCCGAGGTGCTGGACGCCGGTCAGGTCTGGGGCGCGGCCTACCAGCGGGAACGCGAGGGCAAGGTCGAGCGCAGCAGCGACGGCATCCACACCTGCCCGGCAGGCGCGGCCCGCTTCACCGCCTGGCTGCTCGACGCCCTGACCGCCCGCTTCTCCGGCGTCACCAAGGTCTCCCCGGACACCTGGGCCAACACCGGCTGGTCCGCCGACCAGCACTTCAAGGGCTGCTAA
- a CDS encoding HAMP domain-containing sensor histidine kinase, translating to MRVRWPYGLRTRLVLAFVLVTALGAVAAAWAGAGSARSALLSEARQRLTGELTARIAAVARELTFPPDAAALDRLRAAVGEQTLVSYVDRSSGGGAERAAEALRGAVRERQRLVWQRIDADGPRLLIGTPVMITAVDGQRRPSGIEVYAVRDLAGTQAQLDELTMAAARTSAIALPLAVLLALLAAGGVLGPVRRVRDTARTLAAGDLGARLPVRGKDELAELSVTVNEMAEALQRTVAELRRLEADARRFVADVSHELRTPLSTLAAVSELLQAGSGKLDPVERESAELAVAATQRLVRLVEELMEVSRFDAGMARLRIEEVEVAGAIRDCLRVRGWLDQVATDLPEVRARLDPRRLDVIVANLVGNALRHGAPPVTVRLRATADRIEIEVADRGPGLPESVLPQVFDRFYKADPARTGGSGLGLSIALANARLHGGDLTAGNAPAGGARFVLVLPRMAF from the coding sequence ATGAGGGTGCGCTGGCCGTACGGGCTGCGCACCCGGCTGGTGCTGGCGTTTGTGCTGGTCACCGCGCTGGGTGCGGTGGCAGCGGCCTGGGCTGGCGCGGGTTCGGCGCGGTCGGCGCTGCTCAGCGAGGCGCGGCAGCGGCTGACCGGGGAGCTGACCGCGCGGATCGCCGCGGTGGCCAGGGAGCTGACCTTCCCGCCGGACGCCGCCGCGCTGGACCGGCTGCGCGCGGCGGTCGGCGAGCAGACGCTGGTGTCCTATGTGGACCGCAGCTCGGGCGGTGGCGCGGAGCGGGCGGCCGAGGCGCTGCGCGGCGCGGTGCGGGAGCGGCAACGCCTGGTGTGGCAACGGATCGACGCGGACGGGCCGCGGCTGCTCATCGGCACGCCGGTGATGATCACCGCGGTGGACGGGCAGCGCAGACCCTCGGGCATCGAGGTCTACGCGGTGCGCGACCTGGCGGGCACCCAGGCCCAGCTGGACGAGCTGACCATGGCCGCCGCGCGCACCAGCGCGATCGCCCTGCCGCTGGCGGTGCTGCTCGCGCTGCTGGCCGCGGGCGGGGTGCTGGGGCCGGTCCGCCGGGTCCGCGACACCGCGCGCACGCTGGCCGCGGGTGACCTCGGCGCGCGGCTTCCGGTGCGCGGCAAGGACGAGCTGGCCGAGCTGTCCGTGACGGTCAACGAGATGGCCGAGGCGTTGCAGCGCACGGTGGCCGAGCTGCGGCGGCTGGAGGCCGACGCGCGCCGGTTCGTCGCCGACGTCTCACACGAGCTGCGCACCCCGCTGAGCACCCTGGCCGCGGTGAGCGAACTGCTCCAAGCGGGCAGCGGCAAGCTGGACCCGGTGGAACGGGAGTCGGCGGAGCTGGCGGTGGCGGCCACCCAGCGGCTGGTGCGGCTGGTCGAGGAGCTGATGGAGGTCTCCCGGTTCGACGCGGGCATGGCGCGGCTGCGGATCGAGGAGGTCGAGGTGGCCGGGGCGATCCGGGACTGCCTGCGGGTCCGCGGCTGGCTGGACCAGGTGGCGACGGACCTGCCGGAGGTGCGAGCCAGGCTGGATCCGCGGCGGCTGGACGTGATCGTGGCCAACCTGGTCGGCAACGCGCTGCGGCACGGCGCGCCCCCGGTGACCGTGCGACTGCGCGCCACCGCCGACCGGATCGAGATCGAGGTCGCCGACCGGGGTCCCGGGCTGCCGGAATCCGTGCTGCCCCAGGTGTTCGACCGGTTCTACAAGGCCGACCCGGCGCGCACCGGCGGCAGCGGACTTGGCCTGTCCATCGCGCTGGCCAACGCCCGCCTGCACGGCGGCGACCTCACCGCGGGCAACGCTCCGGCCGGCGGGGCCCGCTTCGTCCTGGTGCTGCCGAGGATGGCGTTTTGA
- a CDS encoding ABC transporter ATP-binding protein — protein MITTRTSHAVRLDSVAVRFRARRQAVTAVDGVSLDVAPGEFVALVGPSGCGKSTLLKLVAGLLKPSAGAVHLLGEQVRGPRHDIGYVFQRAALLDWRSARRNILLQAEMRGMPAAEAGRRTDELIELTGLSGFADALPHELSGGMRQRVALCRALLHRPQVLLMDEPFGALDALTREQLNVELHRIWRETGTTVLLVTHSIAESAYLANRVVVLTARPGRIAETIPIDLPARRDYAETMALPAFAAATTRIRQLLGAAGTAE, from the coding sequence GTGATCACGACCCGCACCAGCCACGCGGTCCGGCTGGACTCGGTCGCGGTGCGCTTCCGGGCCCGCCGCCAGGCCGTGACCGCCGTGGACGGGGTGTCCCTGGACGTGGCGCCCGGCGAGTTCGTCGCCCTGGTCGGCCCGTCCGGCTGCGGCAAGTCCACCCTGCTGAAACTGGTGGCCGGACTGCTGAAACCCTCCGCGGGCGCGGTGCACCTGCTCGGCGAACAGGTGCGCGGACCCCGCCACGACATCGGCTACGTCTTCCAGCGCGCCGCCCTGCTGGACTGGCGCTCGGCCCGCCGCAACATCCTGCTACAGGCGGAGATGCGCGGCATGCCCGCCGCCGAGGCCGGGAGGCGCACCGACGAGCTGATCGAGCTGACCGGCCTGTCCGGCTTCGCCGACGCGCTGCCGCACGAGCTCTCCGGCGGCATGCGGCAGCGGGTGGCGCTGTGCCGGGCGCTGCTGCACCGGCCCCAGGTGCTGCTGATGGACGAGCCCTTCGGCGCACTGGACGCGCTCACCCGCGAGCAGCTCAACGTGGAGCTGCACCGGATCTGGCGGGAGACCGGCACCACGGTGCTGCTGGTCACCCACTCCATCGCCGAGTCCGCCTACCTGGCCAACCGGGTGGTCGTGCTCACCGCCCGGCCCGGCCGGATCGCCGAGACCATCCCGATCGACCTGCCCGCCCGGCGCGACTACGCGGAAACCATGGCGCTGCCCGCGTTCGCCGCGGCCACCACCCGGATCCGGCAGCTGCTCGGCGCGGCGGGGACCGCGGAGTGA
- a CDS encoding ABC transporter substrate-binding protein, protein MRSSVPVLLAALLLAVAGCGGAPAEQGKQVTLTLNWYPYGEHAPFYHGLKQGIFGKHGINLKIQAGQGSGKTVQAVGGGQTEFGWADTSSLLAAVDSGVPVKSLGVYVQTTPAAVQFFGDKGISKPADLKGKIVAVTAGDALSKTFGAFLKQNGLAEGDVRVQNIDPAGKIAAVIAGRADALVGYANDQGPIIQDKAGKPVSQLRFADFGLTYYSDGLLTSTALLDSDPDLVKRMVAATTEAWAEAEKNPAAAVEAMKDASAQLPPPAVVLDQFTATRALLHTAGTRGQAPGVNTEADWRATIELFARTGILAAAKDPGTYWAQHLAPKG, encoded by the coding sequence CGCCGGCCGAGCAGGGCAAGCAGGTCACCCTGACCCTCAACTGGTATCCCTACGGCGAGCACGCGCCCTTCTACCACGGCCTGAAACAGGGCATCTTCGGCAAGCACGGGATCAACCTCAAGATCCAGGCGGGCCAGGGCTCCGGCAAGACCGTGCAGGCCGTCGGCGGCGGCCAGACCGAGTTCGGCTGGGCCGACACCTCCTCTCTGCTCGCCGCGGTCGACTCCGGCGTCCCGGTGAAAAGCCTGGGCGTCTACGTGCAGACCACCCCGGCCGCCGTGCAGTTCTTCGGCGACAAGGGCATCAGCAAACCCGCTGACCTCAAAGGGAAAATCGTCGCGGTGACCGCGGGTGACGCGCTGTCCAAGACCTTCGGCGCCTTCCTCAAGCAGAACGGCCTGGCCGAGGGCGATGTGCGGGTGCAGAACATCGACCCGGCGGGCAAGATCGCCGCGGTGATCGCGGGCCGGGCCGACGCGCTGGTCGGCTACGCCAACGACCAGGGCCCGATCATCCAGGACAAGGCCGGGAAACCGGTGTCCCAGCTGCGTTTCGCCGACTTCGGCCTCACCTACTACAGCGACGGCCTGCTCACCTCCACCGCCCTGCTGGACTCCGACCCTGACCTGGTCAAGCGGATGGTCGCGGCCACCACCGAAGCCTGGGCGGAGGCGGAGAAGAACCCGGCCGCCGCGGTGGAGGCGATGAAGGACGCCTCCGCCCAGCTGCCCCCGCCCGCGGTGGTGCTCGACCAGTTCACCGCCACCCGCGCGCTGCTGCACACCGCGGGCACCCGCGGCCAGGCCCCCGGGGTCAACACCGAGGCCGACTGGCGGGCCACCATCGAGCTGTTCGCGCGCACCGGAATCCTCGCCGCGGCAAAGGATCCCGGCACCTACTGGGCCCAGCACCTGGCGCCGAAGGGATGA
- a CDS encoding VOC family protein, translating into MASVKQFQVTFDCAEPERLAQFWSEVLGYVTPPPSPEGQSSAVCTDPTGVGPRLYFQRVPEGKVVKNRVHLCVRAGTGLVGAERLAVLEAECARLVALGAVRLRLLEADEENESCIVMQDIEGNEFCVD; encoded by the coding sequence ATGGCATCGGTCAAACAGTTCCAGGTCACCTTCGACTGCGCGGAACCTGAGCGCCTCGCCCAGTTCTGGTCCGAGGTGCTGGGCTACGTCACGCCGCCGCCGTCGCCGGAGGGGCAGAGCTCGGCCGTCTGCACCGATCCCACGGGTGTCGGTCCTCGGCTGTACTTCCAGCGCGTGCCCGAGGGCAAGGTGGTCAAGAACCGGGTGCACCTGTGCGTGCGGGCCGGCACCGGGCTGGTGGGCGCCGAGCGCCTGGCCGTGCTGGAGGCGGAGTGCGCCCGGCTGGTCGCGCTCGGTGCGGTGCGCCTGCGGCTGCTGGAAGCCGATGAGGAGAACGAGTCGTGCATCGTGATGCAGGACATCGAGGGCAACGAGTTCTGCGTCGACTGA